ACCCCCTGGCGCGAGCCGAACAGCCGCGCCAGCCCGGTGATCAGCACCAGCTTGAACACGATGGGGATGACCAGCAGGCCCAGCACCAGCCAGACGTGGTCGAACACCACGCGCACGTTCAGCAGCATGCCGATGGTGACGAAGAACAGGCCCAGCAGCACGTCGCGGAACGGCTTGATGTCTTCTTCCACCTGATGGCGGTAAGGCGTCTCGGAGATCAGCATGCCGGCCATGAACGCGCCCAGCGCCATCGACAGGCCCAGCCGCTCGGTCAGCGCCGCCATGCCCAGCGTCACCAGCAGCAGGTTCAGCATGAACAGTTCCTGCGACCGGCGCGCCGCCACGATGTGGAACCAGCGGCTCATCAGGCGCTGCCCCACGAAGAAGATCAGGCTCAGCGCCACGACGATCTTGACCGTGGCCAGGCCCAGCGCGGCGGCCAGGTCGCCCGGATCGCGCGACAGGGCCGGGATGATGATCAGCAGCGGCACCACGGCCAGATCCTGGAACAGCAGCACGCTGATGATGTTGCGGCCGTGCTCGCTTTCCAGCTCCATCCGCTCGGACAGCATCTTGACGACGATGGCCGTCGACGACATGGCCAGCGCCCCGCCCAGCGCCACCGACGCCTGCCAGGACAGCGGGAACAGCCAACTGAACAGCCAGCTCGCGGGCACCACCGCCAGCATCGACAGCGCCACCTGCGACCCGCCCAGCCCGAACACCAGCCGCTTCATCGCCCGCAGCTTGCTCAGGCTGAACTCCAGGCCGATCGAGAACATCAGGAAGACCACGCCGAATTCGGCCAGGTACTTGGTCTGGCCGGTGTCGCTGGCCAGGCCCAGCGCGTGCGGGCCGATCAGGATGCCCACCGCCAGGTAGCCCAGCATGGGCGGCAGTTGCAGCATGCGGAACGCCACCACGCCGAAGACGGCGGCGGCCAGCAGCACGAGGGTCAGTTCCAGCGGAGAATGCATTCGGCAGGCTTTGGAAACACCGGCCGGGCACGCGCCTGAGCCGGCATCGGCACCCCGCCGGCAAGAGACGGCAAGCGCGGCGGTCGTCATGGCGGCCGGGCGGATCGCCGGGCCAGACGCCATCGCATTCGTTGGTATACTCCAGCGCCATGATAGCCAATTTCGATGCGGATCGAGCACTCGCGCTCGCTCGCCACACCCTCCAGATCGAGGCCGACGCCGTTTCGGCGCTGGCCGGCCGGCTGACGCCCGCGTTCACCAAGGCGGTCGAGATGATTCTCGGCTGCACCGGGCGCGTGGTGGTCTCCGGCATCGGCAAGTCCGGCCACATCGGCCGCAAGGTGGCCGCCACGCTGGCCTCCACCGGCACGCCGTCGTTCTTCGTCCACCCGGCCGAGGCCAGCCACGGCGACCTGGGCATGATCACGCGCGACGACGTGCTGATCGCGTTCTCGAACTCGGGCGAGACTGCCGAACTGCTGTCGATCGTGCCGATCGTCAAGCGCATCGGCGCCGGCTTGATCTCGATCACCGGCAATGCCGGGTCGAACCTGGCCAAGCTGTCGGACGCCCACCTGGACGGTGCCGTCGCGCAGGAAGCCTGCCCGCTGAACCTGGCCCCCACGGCCAGCACCACGGCCGCGCTGGCCCTGGGCGACGCGCTGGCGGTGGCCGTGCTCGACGCCCGCGGCTTTGGCGAGGAGGATTTCGCCCGCTCCCATCCCGGCGGCGCGCTGGGCCGCAAGCTGCTGACCCACGTGCGCGACGTCATGCGCACCGGCAACGCGGTGCCCGAGGTGCGCGAAAGCACGCCGCTGGCCCAGGCGCTAATGGAAATCACGCGCAAGGGCATGGCCATGACGGCCGTGGTGGACCCCGATGGCCGCGCCATCGGCGTGTTCACCGACGGCGACCTGCGCCGCCTGCTGGAAACCCCGCGCGACTGGAAGACCGTGCCGATCGGGGACGTCATGCACCATAACCCGCGCACGGTGAACCAGGACCAGTTGGCCGTGGAAGCCGTGCAGATCATGGAAACGAACCGCATCAACCAGCTACTGGTCGTCGATGGCGACGGCCGCCTGGTGGGCGCGCTCCATATCCATGACCTGACGCGCGCCAAGGTCATCTGAACGATGCCGGACTTCCTGTCCAGACTCACCGGAATGGTCATGCGGCTGCTGCCGCTGCTGCTGATGGCCATCGTCGCCGGCAGCACGTTCTGGCTCGTGCAGCTCAACTCCCCGCGCGAGGACGCCGAGCAGTCGCGCGCCAAGCGCCACGAGCCCGACTACTGGATGGAGCGCTTCTCGGCCACCGAGCTGGCCGAGGACGGATCCACCAAGCTGCGCTTCACCGGCGTCAGGATGATCCATTTCGAGGACGACCAGACCTACGAGGTGACCACGCCGGCCATGCGCTCGTACGAGGCCGACCGGCCGCCCGTGACGGCCAATTCCGACCGCGGCGTGATGAACGCCGAGGGGTCGGTGATCGACCTGTACGGCAACGCCTTCGTCATCCGGCAGGCCGGCGCCGATCCGTCGAAGGACCCGCGCATGACCGCCGCCTCGCAATACTTCCAGTTGCTGGTCAACGACGACATCGTCAAGACCGACAAGGCCGTGGAGCTGACGCGCGGCCCGTCGGTCATGACCGCCAACGGCATGATCTTCAACAACGTCACCCGCGAAGTACAATTGCTGGGCAACGTACGCGGCACGATCATCATGAACCCGCCGCAGGGGCAGACCAGGACCCAGTGACGCCGGCAGCCGCCCACGCGGCGGCGCGCCCTGGTCGCCGTCTTCATCTCATCATTCGCCAAACATGACCGCATCCCTGACGACATCGTCCTGTCGCCGCCTCGCGCCCGCCCTGCTGGGCGCCCTTGCCGCCATCGGCCTGACGCTGGCCGCGCCGGCCTTTGCCGAACGCGCGGACCAGGGCAAGCCGCTGGTGCTGGAGGCCGACAACGCCAGCTACGATGACGTCAAGCAGATCTACACGCTCACCGGCAACGTGGTGCTGACCAAGGGCACGATGGTGCTGAAGTCGGACGCCGCCGAGCTGCGCACCGACCCCGAGGGCTACCAGTACGCCATCGCCACCGCCAAGCCGGGCCGCCAGGCGTACATCCGCCAGAAGCGCGACGGCGTGGACGAGTACATCGACGGCTGGGGCGACCGCATCGAATACGACGGCAAGTCGGAGGTCAACAAGCTGATCGGCCATGCCCGCGCGGCGCGCGTGTCCGGCGCGGGCGCGAAGATCATCGACGAGATCCGCGGCGCGGTCATCACCTACGACAGCCGCAACGAGTACTACACGGCCACGGGCGGCGACAACAACACGACCGCCGGCAACCCGTCGGGCCGCGTGCGCGCGGTGCTGTCGCCGCGCACCGATGCCAGCGCGCCCGCCGCGGCCGGCCCGCAGCTCGACCTGCGGCCGTCGGCCACGCCCGCCAAGCCCTAACGATTGACCAGCCAGTCCCTGATGAACGATACCGCCACGCTCGCCGCCGCCGCCCCGTCCTCCGCATCGGCCGTCCGCACCGACAGCAGCACGCTGGTCGTGCGCCACCTGAAGAAGCGCTACGGCACGCGCACCGTGGTCAAGGACGTGTCGCTCGACGTGAAGAGCGGCGAGGTGGTGGGCCTGCTCGGCCCCAACGGCGCGGG
This sequence is a window from Cupriavidus pauculus. Protein-coding genes within it:
- a CDS encoding KpsF/GutQ family sugar-phosphate isomerase, which encodes MIANFDADRALALARHTLQIEADAVSALAGRLTPAFTKAVEMILGCTGRVVVSGIGKSGHIGRKVAATLASTGTPSFFVHPAEASHGDLGMITRDDVLIAFSNSGETAELLSIVPIVKRIGAGLISITGNAGSNLAKLSDAHLDGAVAQEACPLNLAPTASTTAALALGDALAVAVLDARGFGEEDFARSHPGGALGRKLLTHVRDVMRTGNAVPEVRESTPLAQALMEITRKGMAMTAVVDPDGRAIGVFTDGDLRRLLETPRDWKTVPIGDVMHHNPRTVNQDQLAVEAVQIMETNRINQLLVVDGDGRLVGALHIHDLTRAKVI
- the lptA gene encoding lipopolysaccharide transport periplasmic protein LptA, coding for MTASLTTSSCRRLAPALLGALAAIGLTLAAPAFAERADQGKPLVLEADNASYDDVKQIYTLTGNVVLTKGTMVLKSDAAELRTDPEGYQYAIATAKPGRQAYIRQKRDGVDEYIDGWGDRIEYDGKSEVNKLIGHARAARVSGAGAKIIDEIRGAVITYDSRNEYYTATGGDNNTTAGNPSGRVRAVLSPRTDASAPAAAGPQLDLRPSATPAKP
- the lptC gene encoding LPS export ABC transporter periplasmic protein LptC is translated as MPDFLSRLTGMVMRLLPLLLMAIVAGSTFWLVQLNSPREDAEQSRAKRHEPDYWMERFSATELAEDGSTKLRFTGVRMIHFEDDQTYEVTTPAMRSYEADRPPVTANSDRGVMNAEGSVIDLYGNAFVIRQAGADPSKDPRMTAASQYFQLLVNDDIVKTDKAVELTRGPSVMTANGMIFNNVTREVQLLGNVRGTIIMNPPQGQTRTQ